A single genomic interval of Kogia breviceps isolate mKogBre1 chromosome 6, mKogBre1 haplotype 1, whole genome shotgun sequence harbors:
- the FGFRL1 gene encoding fibroblast growth factor receptor-like 1 isoform X1: MTPSPALVLLLPPLLLGALPPATAARGPPRMADKVIPRQVARLGRTVRLQCPVEGDPPPLTMWTKDGRTIHGGWSRFRVLPQGLKVKEVEQEDAGAYVCKATNGFGSLSVNYTLIVMDDTSPGRESPGHDGSSGGQEDPASKQWARPRFTQPSKMRRRVIARPVGSSVRLKCVASGHPRPDIMWMKDDQALTRPEAGVHRKRKWTLSLKNLRPEDSGKYTCRVSNRAGAINATYKVDVIQRTRSKPVLTGTHPVNTTVDFGGTTSFQCKVRSDVKPVIQWLKRVEYGAEGRYNSTIDVGGQKFVVLPTGDVWSRPDGSYLNKLLITRARQDDAGMYICLGANTMGYSFRSAFLTVLPDPKPPGPPVAPSSSTTSLPWPVVIGIPAGAVFILGTVLLWLCQAKKKPCAPAPAPPAPAHRPPATARDRGGDKDLPAPPALGAGPGVGLCEELGPPAAPQHLLGPGSAAGPKLYPKLYTDTHTHTHSHTHSHVEGKVHQHQHIHYQC; the protein is encoded by the exons ATGACGCCGAGCCCCGCGTtggtgctgctgctgccgccgctgctGCTGGGGGCCCTCCCGCCGGCCACCGCCGCCCGAG GCCCCCCGAGGATGGCGGACAAGGTAATCCCGCGGCAGGTGGCCCGGCTGGGCCGCACTGTGCGGCTGCAGTGCCCCGTGGAGGGGGACCCGCCGCCACTGACCATGTGGACCAAGGACGGCCGGACGATCCACGGCGGCTGGAGCCGCTTCCGCGTGCTGCCCCAGGGGCTGAAGGTGAAGGAGGTGGAGCAGGAGGACGCGGGCGCCTACGTGTGCAAGGCTACGAACGGTTTCGGCAGCCTCAGCGTCAACTACACCCTCATCGTGATGG ACGACACCAGTCCAGGAAGGGAGAGCCCGGGGCACGACGGCTCTTCCGGGGGCCAGGAAGACCCAGCCAGCAAGCAGTGGG CCCGGCCCCGCTTCACGCAGCCCTCCAAGATGAGGCGCCGGGTGATTGCGCGGCCCGTGGGCAGCTCCGTGCGGCTCAAGTGCGTGGCCAGTGGGCACCCGCGGCCCGACATCATGTGGATGAAGGATGACCAGGCCTTGACGCGCCCGGAGGCTGGTGTGCACAGGAAGAGGAAGTGGACCCTGAGCCTGAAGAACCTGCGCCCCGAGGACAGCGGCAAGTACACGTGCCGCGTGTCGAACCGCGCGGGCGCCATCAACGCCACCTACAAGGTGGACGTGATCC AGCGGACGCGCTCCAAGCCCGTCCTCACGGGCACGCACCCCGTGAACACGACGGTGGACTTCGGAGGCACGACATCCTTCCAGTGCAAAGTGCGCAGCGACGTGAAGCCGGTGATCCAGTGGCTGAAGCGCGTGGAGTATGGCGCCGAGGGCCGCTACAACTCCACCATCGACGTGGGCGGCCAGAAGTTCGTGGTGCTGCCCACGGGTGACGTGTGGTCGCGGCCCGACGGCTCCTACCTCAACAAGCTGCTCATCACACGCGCGCGCCAGGACGACGCGGGCATGTACATCTGCCTGGGCGCCAACACCATGGGCTACAGCTTTCGCAGCGCCTTCCTGACCGTGCTGCCCG ACCCCAAGCCGCCAGGGCCGCCCGTGGCCCCCTCGTCCTCGACCACCAGCCTGCCGTGGCCAGTGGTCATCGGCATCCCAGCCGGCGCCGTGTTCATCCTGGGCACCGTGCTCCTGTGGCTCTGCCAGGCCAAGAAGAAGCCATGCGCCCCCGCGCCTGCCCCTCCGGCGCCTGCGCATCGCCCGCCCGCGACGGCCCGCGACCGTGGCGGGGACAAGGACCTGCCGGCGCCCCCTGCCCTCGGTGCCGGCCCCGGTGTGGGGCTGTGCGAGGAGCTCGGGCCCCCGGCGGCCCCCCAGCACCTGCTGGGCCCGGGCTCGGCCGCCGGCCCCAAGCTTTACCCCAAGCTCTATACggacacgcacacgcacacgcactcaCACACGCATTCGCACGTGGAGGGCAAGGTCCACCAGCACCAGCACATCCACTACCAGTGCTAG
- the FGFRL1 gene encoding fibroblast growth factor receptor-like 1 isoform X2, with protein sequence MADKVIPRQVARLGRTVRLQCPVEGDPPPLTMWTKDGRTIHGGWSRFRVLPQGLKVKEVEQEDAGAYVCKATNGFGSLSVNYTLIVMDDTSPGRESPGHDGSSGGQEDPASKQWARPRFTQPSKMRRRVIARPVGSSVRLKCVASGHPRPDIMWMKDDQALTRPEAGVHRKRKWTLSLKNLRPEDSGKYTCRVSNRAGAINATYKVDVIQRTRSKPVLTGTHPVNTTVDFGGTTSFQCKVRSDVKPVIQWLKRVEYGAEGRYNSTIDVGGQKFVVLPTGDVWSRPDGSYLNKLLITRARQDDAGMYICLGANTMGYSFRSAFLTVLPDPKPPGPPVAPSSSTTSLPWPVVIGIPAGAVFILGTVLLWLCQAKKKPCAPAPAPPAPAHRPPATARDRGGDKDLPAPPALGAGPGVGLCEELGPPAAPQHLLGPGSAAGPKLYPKLYTDTHTHTHSHTHSHVEGKVHQHQHIHYQC encoded by the exons ATGGCGGACAAGGTAATCCCGCGGCAGGTGGCCCGGCTGGGCCGCACTGTGCGGCTGCAGTGCCCCGTGGAGGGGGACCCGCCGCCACTGACCATGTGGACCAAGGACGGCCGGACGATCCACGGCGGCTGGAGCCGCTTCCGCGTGCTGCCCCAGGGGCTGAAGGTGAAGGAGGTGGAGCAGGAGGACGCGGGCGCCTACGTGTGCAAGGCTACGAACGGTTTCGGCAGCCTCAGCGTCAACTACACCCTCATCGTGATGG ACGACACCAGTCCAGGAAGGGAGAGCCCGGGGCACGACGGCTCTTCCGGGGGCCAGGAAGACCCAGCCAGCAAGCAGTGGG CCCGGCCCCGCTTCACGCAGCCCTCCAAGATGAGGCGCCGGGTGATTGCGCGGCCCGTGGGCAGCTCCGTGCGGCTCAAGTGCGTGGCCAGTGGGCACCCGCGGCCCGACATCATGTGGATGAAGGATGACCAGGCCTTGACGCGCCCGGAGGCTGGTGTGCACAGGAAGAGGAAGTGGACCCTGAGCCTGAAGAACCTGCGCCCCGAGGACAGCGGCAAGTACACGTGCCGCGTGTCGAACCGCGCGGGCGCCATCAACGCCACCTACAAGGTGGACGTGATCC AGCGGACGCGCTCCAAGCCCGTCCTCACGGGCACGCACCCCGTGAACACGACGGTGGACTTCGGAGGCACGACATCCTTCCAGTGCAAAGTGCGCAGCGACGTGAAGCCGGTGATCCAGTGGCTGAAGCGCGTGGAGTATGGCGCCGAGGGCCGCTACAACTCCACCATCGACGTGGGCGGCCAGAAGTTCGTGGTGCTGCCCACGGGTGACGTGTGGTCGCGGCCCGACGGCTCCTACCTCAACAAGCTGCTCATCACACGCGCGCGCCAGGACGACGCGGGCATGTACATCTGCCTGGGCGCCAACACCATGGGCTACAGCTTTCGCAGCGCCTTCCTGACCGTGCTGCCCG ACCCCAAGCCGCCAGGGCCGCCCGTGGCCCCCTCGTCCTCGACCACCAGCCTGCCGTGGCCAGTGGTCATCGGCATCCCAGCCGGCGCCGTGTTCATCCTGGGCACCGTGCTCCTGTGGCTCTGCCAGGCCAAGAAGAAGCCATGCGCCCCCGCGCCTGCCCCTCCGGCGCCTGCGCATCGCCCGCCCGCGACGGCCCGCGACCGTGGCGGGGACAAGGACCTGCCGGCGCCCCCTGCCCTCGGTGCCGGCCCCGGTGTGGGGCTGTGCGAGGAGCTCGGGCCCCCGGCGGCCCCCCAGCACCTGCTGGGCCCGGGCTCGGCCGCCGGCCCCAAGCTTTACCCCAAGCTCTATACggacacgcacacgcacacgcactcaCACACGCATTCGCACGTGGAGGGCAAGGTCCACCAGCACCAGCACATCCACTACCAGTGCTAG